A section of the Campylobacter porcelli genome encodes:
- a CDS encoding FAD-binding and (Fe-S)-binding domain-containing protein, with amino-acid sequence MQDYEGFYKAAFKLFDGRVYKDYLRRFCYGVEASCYSYIPKLVLMLKSEKEIIKAFELSRKFNTPLCFRGAGTSLSGQSSCDTVLVCLDFRWDHMKVSRDANSINLGCGVIGENANKALKPLGKKIGPDPATIAAAQIGGIVNNNSSGMCCGVKQNSYNTLKSIRVILGDGTILDSSDALSVASFRNSHKELIEQILNLRSTILSDPELCELIRRKYKIKNTTGYSINALLDYSDPIDIITHLFIGSEGTLGFVSSVELECVDDEKFKACALLFYDDILKAAKVVEILAKFEHEISSAEIMDYGSLKAASKFKGVSEILPDIKDGEVCILIQSQNNSQDRLNEQIQKIKDAIKDYPTSQEMKFSFDESEFANWWKIRKGIFPIAATAKRPGSSVITEDICFEIKDLGEGIKSLQELFKKHGFEDSAIIFGHALAGNLHFIITPDLNQNSEFESFANLVEDMSLMVSNFGGSIKAEHGTGRMVAPFVELEWGAKAYAINRKIKEIFDPHTLINPDVIITNDKEIYKKNIKQSAIIGNEFDDCVECGFCEKNCPSNKLTLSPRQRIALKREMQRLGALSDKASKKLLKELKDGAKYFLNESCAACSMCEELCPVGLNTANLALNERIAYASDTSKKIAQIANSNFTTTLNGAKFALTAANLLNTNMVRKLSFKANEIIKTPVLREYLPRKNSYKLMDKNYGFNESVVYFSSCLNRSFAPNQNLNDKRPIQEIFESLCKKAKINVIYPNEINDMCCGKVFTNYPDTKELNRAKNIDILKVATNDGKYPVVIDHGACSYELIKSLKDRFEIYDLSEYLLKFIAPKISISKANNAIGLYTMCASKKLGLNSVMTSLAKLCTNGQICIDENTACCGFAGYKGFFTPKLNLHATTKFKRFYQNSAVNIGFSNSSTCEIGLSQASGFSWQHIAYLLDSVSQK; translated from the coding sequence ATGCAAGATTATGAAGGGTTTTATAAGGCCGCTTTTAAGCTCTTTGATGGTAGAGTTTATAAAGATTATTTACGTCGATTTTGCTATGGTGTGGAGGCCTCTTGCTACTCATATATACCAAAGCTAGTTTTAATGCTAAAAAGCGAAAAAGAGATTATAAAGGCTTTTGAGCTATCTCGTAAATTTAACACTCCACTATGTTTTAGGGGTGCTGGGACTAGCCTAAGCGGTCAAAGCTCGTGCGATACGGTGCTAGTTTGTTTGGATTTTAGATGGGATCATATGAAGGTTAGTAGAGATGCTAACTCTATAAATTTAGGTTGTGGGGTTATCGGCGAAAATGCTAATAAAGCCCTAAAACCGCTAGGCAAAAAGATCGGCCCCGATCCTGCTACTATCGCTGCGGCACAAATCGGCGGAATTGTCAATAACAATTCAAGCGGAATGTGCTGTGGGGTCAAGCAAAACTCATATAACACGCTAAAATCCATTAGAGTAATTTTAGGCGATGGAACTATCCTTGATAGCTCTGATGCCCTAAGTGTGGCTAGTTTTAGAAATAGCCATAAAGAGTTAATAGAGCAAATTTTAAATTTACGCTCTACTATCTTATCTGACCCTGAGCTTTGTGAGCTAATAAGGCGAAAATATAAGATCAAAAACACAACTGGTTATAGCATTAATGCCCTTTTAGATTATAGCGATCCAATTGATATTATCACTCATCTATTTATCGGTAGTGAGGGGACTTTGGGTTTTGTAAGTAGCGTAGAATTAGAGTGCGTGGATGATGAGAAATTCAAAGCTTGTGCGCTTTTATTTTATGATGATATCTTAAAAGCGGCTAAGGTTGTGGAGATTTTGGCTAAATTTGAACATGAGATTTCTAGTGCTGAAATAATGGATTATGGCTCACTTAAGGCCGCTTCTAAATTCAAAGGCGTGAGCGAGATTTTGCCTGATATTAAAGATGGTGAAGTCTGTATCTTGATCCAGAGCCAAAACAACTCTCAAGATAGATTAAATGAGCAAATTCAAAAGATAAAAGATGCGATAAAAGACTATCCAACCAGTCAAGAGATGAAATTTAGCTTTGATGAGAGTGAATTTGCTAATTGGTGGAAGATTAGAAAAGGGATATTTCCTATCGCTGCTACAGCTAAAAGGCCTGGAAGTAGCGTAATCACAGAAGATATATGCTTTGAGATTAAAGATCTTGGAGAGGGGATTAAAAGCCTTCAAGAGCTATTTAAAAAGCATGGATTTGAAGATAGCGCTATAATTTTTGGCCACGCATTAGCGGGTAATTTACACTTTATAATTACGCCTGATTTAAACCAAAATAGCGAATTTGAGAGTTTTGCGAATTTGGTTGAAGATATGTCTTTGATGGTTTCAAATTTCGGTGGAAGTATCAAGGCCGAGCATGGCACCGGTAGGATGGTAGCGCCATTTGTAGAGCTAGAGTGGGGAGCAAAAGCTTATGCCATAAATAGAAAAATCAAAGAGATTTTTGACCCACACACCCTAATCAATCCAGATGTGATAATCACAAATGACAAAGAGATATACAAGAAAAATATCAAGCAATCAGCCATTATAGGAAATGAATTTGATGATTGCGTGGAGTGTGGATTTTGTGAGAAAAACTGCCCATCTAATAAGCTAACTCTAAGCCCACGCCAAAGAATAGCCCTAAAAAGAGAGATGCAAAGACTAGGGGCTTTGAGCGATAAAGCTAGTAAAAAGCTATTAAAAGAGCTAAAAGATGGAGCTAAATACTTCTTAAATGAGAGTTGCGCGGCCTGTTCTATGTGCGAAGAGCTATGCCCTGTTGGGCTAAATACGGCCAATTTAGCCCTAAATGAGAGAATAGCATACGCAAGCGATACAAGCAAAAAGATCGCTCAAATAGCAAATTCCAATTTCACCACCACGCTAAATGGCGCTAAATTTGCTCTTACAGCGGCGAATTTATTAAACACAAATATGGTAAGAAAGCTATCATTTAAAGCAAATGAGATTATCAAAACTCCTGTTTTAAGAGAGTATCTCCCACGCAAAAATAGCTATAAATTGATGGATAAAAACTATGGATTTAATGAAAGTGTGGTATATTTTTCAAGCTGCTTAAATAGATCTTTTGCCCCAAATCAAAATTTAAATGACAAACGCCCTATCCAAGAGATATTTGAGTCTTTGTGTAAAAAAGCTAAGATAAATGTGATCTATCCAAATGAGATTAATGATATGTGCTGTGGGAAAGTCTTTACCAATTATCCAGATACAAAAGAGCTAAATAGAGCCAAAAATATCGATATCTTAAAAGTCGCTACAAATGATGGCAAATACCCTGTGGTGATAGATCACGGCGCTTGCTCTTATGAGCTGATAAAATCGCTTAAAGATAGATTTGAAATTTATGATTTGAGCGAGTATTTGCTTAAATTTATTGCGCCAAAAATATCTATTTCTAAAGCAAATAACGCAATTGGACTATACACAATGTGCGCTAGTAAAAAGCTAGGTCTTAATAGCGTTATGACTAGCCTAGCTAAGCTTTGTACTAATGGGCAAATTTGTATAGATGAGAATACGGCTTGTTGTGGTTTTGCTGGGTATAAAGGGTTTTTTACGCCTAAATTAAATTTACACGCCACTACTAAATTTAAGAGATTTTATCAAAATAGTGCGGTAAATATAGGATTTAGCAACTCTAGCACCTGTGAAATCGGGCTAAGCCAGGCAAGTGGGTTTAGCTGGCAGCATATAGCCTATTTACTAGATAGCGTTAGTCAAAAATAA
- a CDS encoding RidA family protein yields MANYPKAIGPYSAYRMVGNLVYCSGQIPLDPDSGEVVGSDIKAQTTQALKNVGGILEELNLSYKNIIKTVVFLTDISEFAQMNEIYAEFFSEPYPARSAVAVKELPRGVKVEIEVIASIE; encoded by the coding sequence ATGGCAAACTATCCAAAAGCAATTGGTCCATATAGCGCTTATAGAATGGTTGGAAATTTAGTATATTGTAGCGGTCAAATCCCTCTAGATCCAGATAGTGGAGAGGTAGTAGGAAGCGATATCAAAGCCCAAACAACCCAAGCTTTGAAAAATGTAGGCGGGATCTTAGAAGAGCTAAATTTAAGCTATAAAAATATTATTAAAACAGTTGTATTTTTAACTGATATATCTGAATTTGCTCAAATGAATGAAATTTATGCTGAGTTTTTCAGTGAGCCATATCCAGCTAGAAGTGCTGTAGCAGTAAAAGAATTGCCAAGGGGTGTAAAAGTAGAAATCGAGGTTATAGCTTCAATTGAGTGA
- the coaE gene encoding dephospho-CoA kinase (Dephospho-CoA kinase (CoaE) performs the final step in coenzyme A biosynthesis.): MSEFKNAIVITGVIGSGKSTVVNLLRVYGFSIIDADEIAHKVLDESSSIIASKFGSEFVSDNRVDRKSLGKLIFSDSKAKKELENILHDRIKEQIFSKANKLESSNYPYFIDLPLYFEKSPVYDEFQSVCVVYAPEQICLKRIMLRDGISLNEAKARLNSQISIDEKLRLANFVIDNSSDMKHLNLQIDKFISALKSRYKTLNI; encoded by the coding sequence TTGAGTGAGTTTAAAAATGCTATAGTTATAACAGGCGTTATAGGAAGTGGTAAAAGCACAGTTGTAAATCTATTAAGAGTTTATGGATTTAGCATAATTGACGCTGATGAGATCGCTCATAAGGTGCTTGATGAGTCTTCTAGCATTATCGCAAGTAAATTTGGGAGTGAATTTGTAAGCGATAATAGGGTTGATAGAAAGAGCCTTGGTAAATTGATTTTTAGCGATTCTAAGGCTAAAAAGGAGCTTGAAAATATCCTTCATGATAGGATCAAAGAGCAAATATTTAGCAAGGCAAATAAGCTTGAGAGTAGTAACTATCCATATTTTATAGATCTACCTTTGTATTTTGAGAAGTCGCCAGTTTATGATGAATTTCAAAGTGTTTGCGTGGTTTATGCGCCAGAGCAAATATGCTTAAAACGCATAATGCTACGAGATGGGATTAGTTTAAATGAGGCTAAGGCTAGATTAAATTCACAAATATCAATCGACGAGAAGCTCCGTCTAGCTAATTTCGTAATTGATAATAGTTCAGATATGAAACATCTAAATTTGCAAATTGATAAGTTCATATCGGCACTAAAAAGCAGATACAAAACCCTAAATATTTAG